A region from the Melanotaenia boesemani isolate fMelBoe1 chromosome 11, fMelBoe1.pri, whole genome shotgun sequence genome encodes:
- the fibcd1a gene encoding fibrinogen C domain-containing protein 1, which produces MMLNDQWTIMNNSSSELDSKRTSKYKRCCTFLLWFIVTLVVITGAITATITILYLNHYPLPFISRTGVSSAAISTNPTESGALVTISRVADGQPISVFLDPNCPDFSEHFLRWEALQSSLLRALTNHNADDWQERGMVQKMGDELKVLSGHTHNLRLEADLLKRGQGALDQHINRLQTEQNRVIQVLNDNHSGVLKLAEGFSDSILSLQREIESLKRLKNEQSQERTPTAARPKDCSDVLESGVSEDGVYSVFPTHNPDGFMVYCDMSTDGGGWTVIQRREDGSVNFFRGWEAYRDGFGTTTGEHWLGLQRIYSLTRSGGFELRIDMADFDNATAFACYSDFSVGRDSVNAEEDGYPLIVDGYSGTAGDSLLKHSGMRFTTKDRDQDQSENNCAAYYQGAWWYRNCHTSNLNGQYLRGGHASYADGVEWSSWTGWQYSLRFTEMKIRPRKSES; this is translated from the exons aTGATGCTGAATGACCAGTGGACCATCATGAACAACAGCAGCTCAGAGCTGGACAGCAAGCGGACCAGCAAGTACAAG agatGCTGCACCTTCCTGTTATGGTTCATTGTCACATTAGTTGTTATAACAGGCGCCATCACAGCAACAATCACCATCCTGTACCTGAACCACTATCCTCTGCCCTTCATCAGCAG GACTGGAGTCTCCTCAGCTGCCATTTCGACAAATCCTACGGAGTCTGGTGCCCTGGTGACAATATCACGTGTTGCAGATGGACAACCAATCAGCGTCTTTCTGGACCCAAACTGCCCAGACTTCAGCGAGCACTTCTTGCGTTGGGAGGCGCTGCAGAGCTCACTGCTGCGGGCGCTGACCAATCACAACGCAGATGACTGGCAGGAAAGAGGAATGGTCCAGAAAATGGGCGACGAGCTGAAAGTGTTATCAGGTCACACCCACAACCTGAGACTGGAAGCTGATTTGTTAAAAAGGGGTCAAGGTGCTTTGGACCAACATATAAACAGGCTGCAGACTGAGCAGAACCGAGTCATTCAG GTGTTGAACGACAATcattcaggtgtgctgaagtTGGCTGAAGGTTTCAGTGATTCTATTCTCAGCCTGCAGAGGGAGATCGAGAGCCTAAAGAGGCTGAAAAATGAGCAAAGCCAAGAGCGCACGCCCACAG CTGCCAGACCCAAAGACTGCAGTGATGTCCTGGAGTCAGGCGTCTCTGAGGACGGAGTTTATTCTGTGTTCCCGACTCACAACCCAGACGGCTTCATGGTTTACTGCGACATGAGCACTGATGGAGGAGGCTGGACG GTAATCCAGAGGAGGGAGGACGGCTCTGTGAATTTCTTCAGGGGCTGGGAGGCCTACAGGGATGGTTTTGGGACAACGACCGGGGAGCACTGGCTGG GTCTGCAGAGGATCTACTCCCTCACCAGGTCGGGTGGTTTCGAGTTACGTATCGACATGGCGGACTTCGACAATGCCACAGCTTTCGCTTGTTACTCTGACTTTTCTGTTGGTAGAGACTCAGTCAACGCTGAAGAGGATGGATACCCACTGATTGTGGACGGGTACTCTGGGACTGCAG GTGACTCCCTCTTGAAGCACTCTGGGATGCGCTTCACTACTAAAGACAGGGACCAGGACCAGTCTGAGAACAACTGTGCAGCATACTACCAGGGGGCTTGGTGGTACCGGAACTGCCACACCTCCAACCTGAACGGGCAGTACCTGAGAGGAGGCCATGCCTCCTACGCTGATGGTGTGGAGTGGTCCAGCTGGACCGGTTGGCAGTACTCACTGCGCTTCACCGAAATGAAGATCAGACCCAGAAAATCTGAGTCCTGA
- the phf19 gene encoding PHD finger protein 19 isoform X1, whose protein sequence is MFDDLIEAICGLEPEVSPGNGASYQRRIPEEDGGVESGLSVGQFVLCHWSDGLYYLGKIQRVSPPRQSCFVTFEDNSKFWVLWKDIQHAGVPGEEPRCSVCREAEQNSDSQSKINNQILICGKCGIGFHQLCHVPPVEGSSSLSPWFCRRCVFALAVRKGGALKKGPIAKALSAMKQVLLYDLESLDWDSQHRTNQQQCYCYCGGPGEWYLKMLQCFRCHQWFHEACTQVLQESMMFGDRFYLFLCAVCNKGSEYVRRLSLRWVDVVHLVLYNLSVSSKKKYFELDEILAFVSANWDHLQLGKLSNTPPAERGQHLLDALNKYKSKFLCGKEIKKRKCIFRLRTRVPPNPSTKLFPERAHNDGGHGRKKALASSSAERKKKKSKWLLEDAIPTNELSCSWTSNHHMANIFDFTLDELQSLKSSSSRAVSIDQDSTDASTSGSATTSASYHFRKRVGSRKRKLPSNSYSQWANHCEAGEELGGEGPSEINEDPAAAGHTHLSTDSSHFFSDSSQIPSDSSHLHSSISSYFGVAGRLTNGERYQVLARRVTAQGTVQYLLEWEGTTPY, encoded by the exons ATGTTTGACGACCTGATTGAAGCCATCTGTGGTCTGGAGCCTGAGGTGTCCCCCGGGAACGGGGCATCATACCAGAGAAGAATCCCAGAGGAAGATGGGGGGGTTGAGTCCGGTCTGAGCGTGGGGCAGTTTGTCCTCTGTCATTGGTCAGATGGATTATACTATCTGGGCAAGATACAGAGG GTGAGCCCCCCCAGGCAGAGCTGCTTTGTCACATTTGAGGACAACTCCAAGTTCTGGGTCCTCTGGAAAGACATCCAACACG CCGGAGTGCCAGGGGAGGAGCCTCGCTGCTCTGTGTGTCGAGAGGCGGAGCAAAACTCAGACAGCCAATCAAAGATCAACAATCAAATCCTGATTTGTGGGAAATGTGGAATTG gcTTCCACCAGCTGTGCCATGTTCCTCCAGTAGAGGGCAGCAGCAGTCTGAGTCCATGGTTCTGCCGACGTTGTGTTTTCGCTCTGGCTGTTCGG AAAGGCGGCGCCCTGAAAAAAGGTCCAATAGCCAAAGCTCTGTCCGCCATGAAGCAGGTTCTGCTGTATGACCTGGAATCTCTGGACTGGGACTCTCAGCACCGGACCAATCAGCAGCAGTGTTACTGTTACTGTGGCGGCCCTGGAGA gtggtaCCTAAAGATGCTGCAGTGTTTCAGGTGTCACCAGTGGTTCCATGAGGCCTGCACACAGGTTCTGCAGGAGTCCATGATGTTTGGGGACAG GTTCTACCTCTTCCTGTGTGCGGTGTGTAACAAAGGGTCAGAGTACGTCCGCCGTCTGTCTCTCAGGTGGGTCGATGTGGTCCACTTGGTTCTGTATAACCTGTCCGTCAGCAGTAAGAAGAAATACTTCGAGCTGGACGAGATTCTGGCCTTCGTCTCAGCCAACTGGGACCACTTACAGCTTGGAAAG CTGTCGAACACTCCACCTGCAGAGAGGGGGCAGCACCTGCTGGACGCTCTGAATAAATACAAGAGCAA GTTTCTCTGTGGGAAGGAGATTAAGAAGAGGAAGTGCATCTTTCGCCTGAGGACACGAGTCCCTCCCAACCCTTCCACCAAGCTCTTTCCTGAGCGTGCTCACAATGATGGCGGGCATGGTCGCAAGAAAGCCTTGGCCAG CAGTTCAgctgagaggaagaagaaaaagtctaagTGGCTTCTGGAGGATGCCATTCCTACT AATGAGCTGTCCTGCAGTTGGACCTCCAACCACCACATGGCCAACATCTTTGACTTTACTCTGGATGAGCTACAGAGCCTCAAGAG CAGTTCCAGTAGAGCCGTTAGTATTGATCAGGACTCTACTGACGCCTCCACCTCCGGTTCAGCTACAACCAGCGCTTCCTACCACTTCAG AAAGAGGGTTGGCAGCAGGAAGAGGAAATTACCCAGCAACAGCTACTCTCAGTGGGCGAATCACTGTGAGGCAGGGGAGGAGCTTGGAGGGGAGGGGCCATCTGAGATCAATGAGGACCCAGCTGCTGCAGGCCACACCCACTTGTCTACAGATTCCTCTCACTTCTTCTCTGACTCCTCCCAGATCCCCTCAGACTCCTCCCACCTCCACTCCTCGATCTCGTCGTATTTTGGAGTGGCAGGCAGACTGACCAATGGGGAGAGATACCAGGTGTTGGCCCGCCGTGTCACCGCTCAGGGGACGGTCCAGTACCTGCTGGAGTGGGAGGGAACAACACCTTATTAG
- the phf19 gene encoding PHD finger protein 19 isoform X2 — translation MFDDLIEAICGLEPEVSPGNGASYQRRIPEEDGGVESGLSVGQFVLCHWSDGLYYLGKIQRVSPPRQSCFVTFEDNSKFWVLWKDIQHAGVPGEEPRCSVCREAEQNSDSQSKINNQILICGKCGIGFHQLCHVPPVEGSSSLSPWFCRRCVFALAVRKGGALKKGPIAKALSAMKQVLLYDLESLDWDSQHRTNQQQCYCYCGGPGEWYLKMLQCFRCHQWFHEACTQVLQESMMFGDRFYLFLCAVCNKGSEYVRRLSLRWVDVVHLVLYNLSVSSKKKYFELDEILAFVSANWDHLQLGKLSNTPPAERGQHLLDALNKYKSKFLCGKEIKKRKCIFRLRTRVPPNPSTKLFPERAHNDGGHGRKKALASSSAERKKKKSKWLLEDAIPTNELSCSWTSNHHMANIFDFTLDELQSLKSSSRAVSIDQDSTDASTSGSATTSASYHFRKRVGSRKRKLPSNSYSQWANHCEAGEELGGEGPSEINEDPAAAGHTHLSTDSSHFFSDSSQIPSDSSHLHSSISSYFGVAGRLTNGERYQVLARRVTAQGTVQYLLEWEGTTPY, via the exons ATGTTTGACGACCTGATTGAAGCCATCTGTGGTCTGGAGCCTGAGGTGTCCCCCGGGAACGGGGCATCATACCAGAGAAGAATCCCAGAGGAAGATGGGGGGGTTGAGTCCGGTCTGAGCGTGGGGCAGTTTGTCCTCTGTCATTGGTCAGATGGATTATACTATCTGGGCAAGATACAGAGG GTGAGCCCCCCCAGGCAGAGCTGCTTTGTCACATTTGAGGACAACTCCAAGTTCTGGGTCCTCTGGAAAGACATCCAACACG CCGGAGTGCCAGGGGAGGAGCCTCGCTGCTCTGTGTGTCGAGAGGCGGAGCAAAACTCAGACAGCCAATCAAAGATCAACAATCAAATCCTGATTTGTGGGAAATGTGGAATTG gcTTCCACCAGCTGTGCCATGTTCCTCCAGTAGAGGGCAGCAGCAGTCTGAGTCCATGGTTCTGCCGACGTTGTGTTTTCGCTCTGGCTGTTCGG AAAGGCGGCGCCCTGAAAAAAGGTCCAATAGCCAAAGCTCTGTCCGCCATGAAGCAGGTTCTGCTGTATGACCTGGAATCTCTGGACTGGGACTCTCAGCACCGGACCAATCAGCAGCAGTGTTACTGTTACTGTGGCGGCCCTGGAGA gtggtaCCTAAAGATGCTGCAGTGTTTCAGGTGTCACCAGTGGTTCCATGAGGCCTGCACACAGGTTCTGCAGGAGTCCATGATGTTTGGGGACAG GTTCTACCTCTTCCTGTGTGCGGTGTGTAACAAAGGGTCAGAGTACGTCCGCCGTCTGTCTCTCAGGTGGGTCGATGTGGTCCACTTGGTTCTGTATAACCTGTCCGTCAGCAGTAAGAAGAAATACTTCGAGCTGGACGAGATTCTGGCCTTCGTCTCAGCCAACTGGGACCACTTACAGCTTGGAAAG CTGTCGAACACTCCACCTGCAGAGAGGGGGCAGCACCTGCTGGACGCTCTGAATAAATACAAGAGCAA GTTTCTCTGTGGGAAGGAGATTAAGAAGAGGAAGTGCATCTTTCGCCTGAGGACACGAGTCCCTCCCAACCCTTCCACCAAGCTCTTTCCTGAGCGTGCTCACAATGATGGCGGGCATGGTCGCAAGAAAGCCTTGGCCAG CAGTTCAgctgagaggaagaagaaaaagtctaagTGGCTTCTGGAGGATGCCATTCCTACT AATGAGCTGTCCTGCAGTTGGACCTCCAACCACCACATGGCCAACATCTTTGACTTTACTCTGGATGAGCTACAGAGCCTCAAGAG TTCCAGTAGAGCCGTTAGTATTGATCAGGACTCTACTGACGCCTCCACCTCCGGTTCAGCTACAACCAGCGCTTCCTACCACTTCAG AAAGAGGGTTGGCAGCAGGAAGAGGAAATTACCCAGCAACAGCTACTCTCAGTGGGCGAATCACTGTGAGGCAGGGGAGGAGCTTGGAGGGGAGGGGCCATCTGAGATCAATGAGGACCCAGCTGCTGCAGGCCACACCCACTTGTCTACAGATTCCTCTCACTTCTTCTCTGACTCCTCCCAGATCCCCTCAGACTCCTCCCACCTCCACTCCTCGATCTCGTCGTATTTTGGAGTGGCAGGCAGACTGACCAATGGGGAGAGATACCAGGTGTTGGCCCGCCGTGTCACCGCTCAGGGGACGGTCCAGTACCTGCTGGAGTGGGAGGGAACAACACCTTATTAG